One Salipiger sp. H15 DNA segment encodes these proteins:
- a CDS encoding ATP-binding protein → MTATLPSRKATPSRWPRLLALVLAAALVALAWAGEFRIALGAAREEAATDARSRALGIASELSRQQAVSAVLASDPQVIDAQATPSAAAAEALSARLEALNADIGASVIYVTDTEGMATSSSNWREPTSFVGSSYGYRAYVQQALARGEGREYALGTVSNQPGLYLSRRIGSVAAPLGVVVVKLEFDALEANWRASARPSYVLGAEGTVTLTSDPALRFGPAPDSGGWSVTEAVPRSDWTLVMSLPPGPVYRQSAIAAVLAALALAGAGTALASYRRRQTEATRYRDRLERDVAARTEALSQQIAEREEAEAQLAGMQAALVQANKLAALGQITAGVAHEVNQPLATIRLLAEYGQDFVTAADPEAREQLAANLRQIVAMSDRIGTITSDLRGFSRKARGDLGPVSLSEAWQASLRLAASRRASAGVKIIADPIDPDLRVLAETVRLEQVLVNLIQNAQEALAGRAGGRVTLTLDEGPGTVRLWIADTGPGLAPEVARAPFTPFQTTKPDGLGLGLVICQSILRDFGGTLASDPDPASPGARFRIELRKWRPE, encoded by the coding sequence GTGACCGCGACTCTCCCTTCTCGAAAGGCCACCCCCAGCCGCTGGCCGCGCCTGCTCGCGCTGGTCCTGGCCGCCGCGCTGGTGGCGCTCGCCTGGGCCGGGGAGTTCCGCATCGCGCTCGGCGCCGCCCGCGAGGAGGCCGCGACCGACGCCCGCAGCCGGGCGCTCGGCATCGCCTCGGAGCTGTCGCGACAGCAGGCGGTGAGCGCGGTGCTTGCCAGCGACCCGCAGGTCATCGACGCGCAGGCCACCCCCTCCGCCGCCGCGGCCGAGGCGCTCTCGGCCCGGCTCGAGGCGCTGAACGCCGACATCGGCGCCTCGGTGATCTACGTGACCGACACCGAGGGCATGGCGACTTCCTCGTCGAACTGGCGCGAGCCCACCTCCTTCGTCGGCAGCAGCTACGGCTACCGCGCCTACGTGCAGCAGGCGCTGGCGCGCGGCGAGGGGCGGGAATACGCGCTCGGCACGGTCAGCAACCAGCCCGGGCTGTACCTCTCGCGCCGCATCGGCAGCGTCGCGGCGCCGCTCGGCGTGGTGGTGGTGAAGCTGGAGTTCGACGCGCTCGAGGCGAACTGGCGCGCCTCGGCGCGGCCGAGCTACGTGCTGGGCGCGGAGGGCACGGTGACGCTGACCTCGGACCCGGCGCTGCGCTTCGGCCCCGCCCCGGACAGCGGCGGCTGGAGCGTGACCGAAGCGGTGCCGCGCTCGGACTGGACGCTGGTGATGTCGTTGCCGCCGGGCCCGGTCTACCGGCAGTCGGCCATCGCGGCGGTGCTCGCGGCACTGGCGCTCGCCGGGGCGGGGACGGCGCTTGCCAGCTACCGGCGCCGCCAGACCGAGGCCACGCGCTACCGCGATCGGCTGGAGCGGGACGTGGCCGCGCGCACCGAGGCGCTCTCGCAGCAGATCGCCGAGCGCGAGGAGGCCGAGGCGCAGCTGGCCGGGATGCAGGCGGCGCTGGTGCAGGCCAACAAGCTGGCCGCGCTGGGGCAGATCACCGCCGGGGTCGCCCACGAGGTGAACCAGCCGCTCGCCACCATCCGGCTGCTTGCCGAGTACGGGCAGGACTTCGTGACCGCGGCCGACCCCGAGGCGCGCGAGCAGTTGGCCGCGAACCTCCGCCAGATCGTCGCCATGTCGGACCGGATCGGCACCATCACCTCGGACCTGCGCGGCTTCTCCCGCAAGGCGCGCGGCGATCTCGGGCCGGTGTCGCTGTCCGAGGCATGGCAGGCCTCGCTGCGCCTTGCCGCGAGCCGCCGCGCCAGCGCGGGCGTCAAGATCATTGCCGATCCCATCGACCCCGATCTGCGGGTGCTGGCCGAGACGGTGCGGCTCGAGCAGGTGCTGGTGAACCTCATCCAGAACGCGCAGGAGGCGCTCGCCGGGCGCGCGGGCGGGCGCGTCACGCTGACGCTCGACGAGGGGCCGGGGACCGTCCGCCTCTGGATCGCCGACACCGGGCCGGGGCTGGCGCCCGAGGTGGCCCGCGCGCCCTTCACCCCGTTCCAGACGACCAAGCCCGACGGGCTGGGGCTGGGGCTGGTGATCTGCCAGAGCATCCTGCGCGACTTCGGCGGCACGCTGGCGAGCGATCCCGATCCCGCGAGCCCGGGCGCACGCTTCCGCATCGAGCTGCGCAAGTGGAGGCCGGAATGA
- a CDS encoding sigma-54 dependent transcriptional regulator, with product MTDDTPNLVRLVEDDAALLAATAQGLAMAGFTAEPYADPLAALEGLGPDWPGVVLSDVRMPGIDGIELAARIRAIDPELPVILLTGHGDVEMAVQALRDGAYDFMTKPASRATLETTLRRALAARRLVLENRQLRRERDQAVPPDGLIGRSPAIRHMRATAEHIARAGMHALFTGEAGVGKERLARHIHAMSPRRSRPFVAVSCAAIAPERFDADYLGSVGGSGPHLRSYGRIESASRGMLYLNGIEALTPEMQARMLEVIETGTVWPLGASDARPVDLWVIAATRADLASLVAEGRFRADLYYRLSGLTLSLPPLRARREDVPLLFRHFVQRATERNGQRVPALTEVDQAHLDGHDWPGNLRELEQFAEAFCLGLGAAPEGTRGASLSEMISRYEAALLRDALRQEGGNATAAMTRLQVSRKTFYDKLARHGIRSGDFRAPRGGA from the coding sequence ATGACCGACGACACCCCCAACCTCGTGCGGCTGGTCGAGGACGACGCCGCGCTGCTCGCCGCCACCGCGCAGGGGCTTGCCATGGCGGGCTTCACCGCCGAGCCCTACGCCGACCCGCTGGCCGCGCTCGAGGGGCTGGGGCCGGACTGGCCCGGCGTCGTGCTGTCGGATGTACGGATGCCGGGGATCGACGGGATCGAACTGGCCGCGCGCATCCGCGCGATCGACCCCGAGCTGCCGGTGATCCTGCTGACCGGCCATGGCGATGTCGAGATGGCGGTGCAGGCGCTGCGCGACGGGGCCTACGACTTCATGACCAAGCCCGCCAGCCGCGCCACGCTCGAGACCACGCTGCGCCGGGCGCTGGCGGCGCGGCGGCTGGTGCTGGAGAACCGCCAGCTGCGACGCGAGCGCGATCAGGCCGTGCCCCCGGACGGGCTGATCGGCCGCAGCCCCGCCATCCGCCACATGCGTGCCACCGCCGAGCACATCGCCCGTGCCGGGATGCACGCGCTCTTCACCGGCGAGGCGGGGGTGGGCAAGGAACGGCTCGCGCGGCACATCCACGCGATGAGCCCGCGCCGATCGCGTCCCTTCGTGGCGGTCAGCTGCGCCGCCATCGCGCCCGAGCGCTTCGACGCCGACTACCTCGGCTCGGTCGGCGGCAGCGGCCCGCACCTGCGCAGTTACGGCCGGATCGAGAGTGCCTCGCGCGGGATGCTCTACCTCAACGGCATCGAGGCGCTGACCCCGGAGATGCAGGCGCGGATGCTCGAGGTGATCGAGACGGGGACGGTCTGGCCGCTGGGGGCCAGCGATGCGCGGCCGGTCGACCTGTGGGTGATCGCCGCGACCCGCGCCGATCTCGCCTCGCTGGTCGCGGAGGGCAGGTTCCGCGCCGACCTCTACTACCGGCTGAGCGGGCTGACCCTGTCGCTGCCGCCGCTGCGGGCGCGCCGCGAGGACGTGCCGCTGCTGTTCCGGCATTTCGTGCAGCGCGCCACAGAGCGCAACGGTCAGAGGGTGCCGGCGCTGACCGAGGTCGACCAGGCGCATCTCGACGGGCATGACTGGCCGGGCAACCTGCGCGAACTCGAGCAGTTCGCCGAGGCCTTCTGCCTCGGGCTCGGCGCGGCGCCCGAGGGCACGCGCGGCGCCTCGCTCTCCGAGATGATCTCCCGCTACGAGGCCGCGCTGCTGCGCGACGCGCTGCGGCAGGAGGGCGGCAATGCCACCGCCGCGATGACCCGGCTGCAGGTCTCGCGCAAGACCTTCTACGACAAGCTCGCGCGGCACGGCATCCGCAGCGGCGACTTCCGCGCCCCGCGGGGCGGCGCGTGA
- a CDS encoding hemolysin family protein, whose protein sequence is MTLEIAIVLALILVNGLLAMSELAIVSARPARLKVMAEEGRSGAATALRLAEDPGRFLSSVQIGITLVGVLSGAFSGATLGTRLAAALGDSGLSPAAAQSLGVGGVVVVITYLSLIVGELVPKQIALRAPEAVATRVAPLMRGIALVAAPLVWLLDRSGKAVLALLGQSGDRGSDVSDAEVRQVLTEARSAGVLEHAETQMIAGVMRVADRAARDLMTPRHEVALLDLTDPPAQLLAQLRDSRLTRMPVRDGAEGEVIGVLAAHDLLSPDGTLLDPRARLLEAPVVRDGMPALDLIETLRGAPAHMVLVYDEYGHFEGIVTPMNILEAIAGDFGGDAHEAEELVTRADGSMLVAGAMPVDEFADHLGVTLAPGRGYSTVAGLVLDEMGRLPQVGEVLEWRAWRIEVVDLDGRRIDKLLVSREEAP, encoded by the coding sequence ATGACCCTCGAGATTGCCATCGTCCTTGCCCTCATCCTCGTCAACGGCCTGCTCGCCATGTCCGAGCTTGCCATCGTCTCGGCCCGGCCCGCGCGGCTGAAGGTCATGGCCGAGGAGGGGCGCAGCGGCGCCGCCACCGCGCTGCGCCTTGCCGAGGATCCGGGCCGCTTCCTGTCCTCGGTGCAGATCGGCATCACGCTGGTCGGCGTGCTCTCGGGCGCCTTCTCCGGCGCCACGCTCGGCACCCGGCTGGCGGCGGCGCTCGGCGACTCGGGCCTCTCGCCCGCGGCGGCGCAGTCGCTCGGCGTCGGCGGAGTGGTAGTGGTCATCACCTACCTGTCGCTGATCGTCGGCGAGCTGGTCCCCAAGCAGATCGCCCTGCGCGCGCCCGAGGCCGTGGCGACGCGCGTCGCGCCGCTGATGCGCGGCATCGCGCTTGTCGCCGCGCCGCTGGTCTGGCTGCTCGACCGATCCGGCAAGGCGGTGCTCGCCCTGCTCGGCCAGTCCGGCGACCGCGGCTCCGACGTCAGCGACGCCGAGGTGCGGCAGGTGCTCACCGAGGCGCGCAGCGCCGGGGTGCTGGAACATGCCGAGACGCAGATGATCGCCGGGGTCATGCGCGTCGCCGACCGCGCCGCGCGCGACCTGATGACCCCGCGCCACGAGGTCGCGCTGCTCGACCTGACTGACCCGCCCGCGCAGCTTCTTGCCCAGCTGCGCGACAGCCGCCTCACCCGGATGCCGGTGCGCGACGGGGCCGAGGGCGAGGTGATCGGCGTGCTTGCCGCGCATGACCTGCTGAGCCCAGATGGCACGCTCCTCGACCCGCGCGCGCGCCTGCTCGAGGCGCCGGTGGTGCGCGACGGCATGCCCGCGCTCGACCTCATCGAGACGCTGCGCGGCGCGCCCGCCCACATGGTGCTGGTCTACGACGAATACGGCCATTTCGAGGGGATCGTCACGCCGATGAACATCCTCGAGGCCATCGCCGGGGACTTCGGCGGCGACGCGCACGAGGCGGAGGAGCTGGTCACCCGCGCCGACGGCTCGATGCTGGTGGCGGGCGCGATGCCGGTGGACGAGTTCGCCGACCATCTTGGCGTCACGCTGGCGCCGGGCCGCGGCTATTCCACCGTCGCCGGGCTGGTGCTCGACGAGATGGGACGCCTGCCGCAGGTCGGCGAGGTGCTGGAGTGGCGCGCCTGGCGGATCGAGGTCGTCGACCTCGACGGCCGCCGCATCGACAAGCTGCTGGTCAGCCGCGAGGAGGCGCCCTAG
- a CDS encoding TerC family protein has protein sequence MDILLTLFLGQPLWMWLTFLSIMLALLVFDLGVLNREDHVIGVAESLKTSALYISLGVAFAGFVWWQMGTEPAAQYLTAFVVEKTLALDNIFVIALIFGFFAIPAAYQHRVLFWGILGVIVLRGIMIGLGATLVEQYHWVLYVFAGFLILTGVKMLCAGGAEEEPDLATNPVVRFLKRRLRVTDEIHGHGFTVKQTDPATGRTLRYATPLLLALIVIEIADLVFAVDSVPAVFTITTDPYIVYTSNIFAILGLRALYFALSAILRRFAYLKYALSVLLVFIGSKVFIADLMGWEKFPPVWSLGITFAILTAGVAYSLWKTRGDAGSPPPSPETDTASETR, from the coding sequence TTGGATATCCTTCTCACCCTGTTTCTCGGGCAGCCGCTGTGGATGTGGCTGACCTTCCTGTCGATCATGCTCGCCCTGCTGGTCTTCGACCTCGGCGTGCTGAACCGCGAGGATCACGTGATAGGCGTCGCCGAGAGCCTGAAGACCTCGGCGCTCTACATCTCACTCGGCGTCGCCTTCGCGGGCTTCGTCTGGTGGCAGATGGGCACCGAGCCCGCGGCGCAGTACCTGACCGCCTTCGTCGTCGAGAAGACGCTGGCGCTCGACAACATCTTCGTCATCGCGCTGATCTTCGGCTTCTTCGCCATCCCCGCCGCCTACCAGCACCGGGTGCTGTTCTGGGGCATCCTCGGGGTGATCGTGCTGCGCGGCATCATGATCGGCCTCGGCGCGACGCTGGTCGAGCAGTACCACTGGGTGCTCTACGTCTTCGCCGGCTTCCTGATCCTCACCGGGGTCAAGATGCTCTGCGCCGGCGGCGCGGAGGAAGAGCCCGACCTCGCCACCAACCCCGTGGTCAGGTTCCTCAAGCGCAGGCTGCGCGTCACCGACGAGATCCACGGCCACGGCTTCACCGTGAAGCAGACCGATCCCGCCACCGGCAGGACCCTGCGCTACGCCACGCCGCTGCTGCTGGCGCTGATCGTGATCGAGATCGCCGACCTCGTCTTCGCCGTGGACTCGGTGCCGGCGGTCTTCACCATCACCACCGATCCCTACATCGTCTACACCTCGAACATCTTCGCGATCCTCGGGCTGCGGGCGCTCTACTTCGCGCTCTCGGCGATCCTGCGGCGCTTTGCCTACCTGAAGTACGCGCTGTCGGTGCTGCTGGTGTTCATCGGCTCCAAGGTCTTCATCGCCGACCTGATGGGCTGGGAAAAATTCCCGCCGGTCTGGTCTCTTGGCATCACCTTCGCCATCCTGACCGCGGGGGTCGCCTACTCGCTCTGGAAGACCCGCGGCGACGCCGGATCCCCGCCGCCTTCCCCTGAAACCGACACAGCCAGTGAGACCCGATAA
- a CDS encoding dicarboxylate/amino acid:cation symporter: protein MQFETGGTTAHPHIPFYRHLYFQVLVAITLGALLGHFYPETGEAMKPLGDGFIKLVKMIIAPVIFLTIVTGLSGMGSLKHVGSVAAKAFGYFLFFSTLALVVGLIVANVIQPGAGMNIDPASLDASAVEGYASKAHDTTITGFLLGIIPDTLLSAFTDGNILQVLFIAILFGVSCILVGDHAAPVVSFCEKASIIMFRMVSVLMKVAPVGAFGAFAFTIGKYGIGSIANLAMLVGTFYLTAAIFVIGVLGLVARACGFSIFKLIGYLKAEILLVLGTSSSESALPALMEKMERAGCARPVVGLVVPTGYSFNLDGTNIYMTLAALFIAQSMNIDISLGDQILLLLVAMLSSKGAAGVTGAGFITLAATLSVVPTVPVAGMALILGVDRFMSECRSITNFIGNAVATIVVSRWEGQLDHDKLEKALNGELPPARRDERIDGAEARA, encoded by the coding sequence ATGCAGTTCGAGACCGGCGGGACCACCGCCCATCCCCACATTCCCTTCTATCGCCACCTCTACTTTCAGGTGCTGGTCGCGATCACCCTCGGCGCGCTGCTGGGGCATTTCTACCCCGAGACCGGCGAGGCGATGAAGCCGCTCGGCGACGGGTTCATCAAGCTGGTGAAGATGATCATCGCCCCGGTGATCTTCCTGACCATCGTGACCGGCCTCTCGGGCATGGGCTCGCTGAAACACGTCGGCTCGGTCGCGGCCAAGGCCTTCGGCTACTTCCTGTTCTTCTCGACGCTGGCGCTGGTCGTCGGGCTGATCGTCGCCAACGTGATCCAGCCGGGCGCGGGGATGAACATCGACCCCGCCTCGCTCGACGCCTCGGCGGTCGAGGGCTACGCCTCGAAGGCGCATGACACCACGATCACCGGCTTCCTGCTCGGCATCATCCCGGACACGCTCCTCTCGGCCTTCACCGACGGCAACATCCTGCAGGTGCTGTTCATCGCCATCCTCTTCGGCGTGAGCTGCATCCTCGTCGGCGATCACGCCGCCCCGGTGGTGAGCTTCTGCGAGAAGGCCTCGATCATCATGTTCCGCATGGTGTCGGTGCTGATGAAGGTCGCACCGGTGGGGGCCTTCGGCGCCTTCGCCTTCACCATCGGCAAGTACGGCATCGGCTCGATCGCCAACCTCGCCATGCTGGTCGGCACCTTCTACCTCACCGCCGCGATCTTCGTGATCGGCGTGCTGGGGCTGGTGGCGCGGGCCTGCGGCTTCTCGATCTTCAAGCTGATCGGCTATCTCAAGGCCGAGATCCTGCTGGTGCTCGGCACCTCCTCGTCGGAATCGGCCCTGCCGGCGCTGATGGAGAAGATGGAGCGCGCGGGCTGCGCCCGTCCGGTGGTCGGCCTCGTCGTGCCCACGGGCTATTCGTTCAACCTCGACGGCACCAACATCTACATGACGCTGGCGGCGCTCTTCATCGCGCAGTCGATGAACATCGACATCTCGCTCGGCGACCAGATCCTGCTGCTCTTGGTGGCGATGCTCTCGTCGAAGGGTGCGGCCGGGGTGACCGGCGCGGGCTTCATCACGCTGGCGGCAACCCTCTCGGTGGTGCCGACGGTGCCGGTGGCGGGCATGGCGCTGATCCTCGGCGTCGACCGCTTCATGTCGGAATGCCGCTCGATCACCAACTTCATCGGCAATGCCGTGGCGACCATCGTGGTCAGCCGCTGGGAAGGCCAGCTCGACCACGACAAGCTCGAGAAGGCGCTGAACGGCGAGCTGCCCCCAGCGCGGCGCGACGAGCGGATCGACGGGGCCGAAGCGCGCGCCTGA
- a CDS encoding TonB-dependent siderophore receptor: MTHPLPAPALSRLSLLLTSCATLGLLAALPASAQQSGGTVSLGTIFIDTASDGTDDDETIVADQVTSGSGLPSDVMDSSATISVITSKEIAQRGAQTTEQILQYTSGISTDFYGRDDRYDYFKIRGYDATTYRDGMLIGDAFGGVREEPFAFDRVEVLKGANSTAFGVGDPGGAVNFITKSPTGERLREIYGTLGSFNHKELGFDLGDTFAGSGDLSWRLTGKMQDAEAETDGSNDDETFLMGGLAWRPTDRTTVSLVYDYLYRDGYPNSSGYPATGDDFDRDLFLGEPDFNYLDTDRHTLTFKLEHDFGGGLELGTTARYTKGTGGFGYVFLDAVTSEADTTVSRYYFANDADFENFVADAHLLYETSFGTLSSRTMGGIEYRDNHRENTLWYTRAADIDWTDPVYTGGLDLDATDPYQDTTTDTEVASLYLQQEFAWDRLIVQGGLRRDWIDNSITDNLTDVTTESDDVEDTLRLGLTYKLSPNLSLFGSYAESVVPANLGDEPERGRQYEIGVKYRPDGFRGLFSASIYDLTKYNETVTNADTLLEEVRGESRVRGIDLEAKAELTEQLAFTAAYTYLETEILESDNGANNGNRLASTPEHSGSVWADYSVPGQGSFGDLNLGLGVRYTGEYWRSDANTSKTDAAWIWDAAVGYEIAENTRMRLAVTNLLDEKHIAQGGFSTDYYNAGREISVTLNHSW; the protein is encoded by the coding sequence GTGACGCATCCCCTCCCCGCCCCTGCCCTTTCGCGGCTCTCGCTGCTGCTGACCAGCTGCGCGACGCTCGGCCTTCTGGCCGCCCTCCCGGCCTCGGCGCAGCAATCCGGCGGCACGGTCTCGCTCGGCACGATCTTCATCGACACCGCCAGCGACGGCACCGACGACGACGAGACCATCGTCGCCGACCAGGTGACCAGCGGCAGCGGGCTGCCGAGCGACGTGATGGACAGCTCGGCAACGATCTCGGTCATCACCTCGAAGGAGATCGCGCAGCGCGGGGCACAGACCACCGAGCAGATCCTGCAATACACCTCGGGCATCTCGACCGACTTCTACGGACGCGACGACCGCTACGACTACTTCAAGATCCGCGGCTACGACGCCACCACCTACCGCGACGGGATGCTGATCGGCGATGCCTTCGGCGGCGTGCGCGAAGAGCCCTTTGCCTTCGACCGGGTCGAGGTGCTGAAGGGCGCCAACTCCACCGCCTTCGGCGTCGGCGACCCCGGCGGCGCGGTGAACTTCATCACCAAGTCCCCGACCGGCGAGCGCCTGCGCGAGATCTACGGCACGCTCGGCAGCTTCAACCACAAGGAACTGGGCTTCGATCTCGGCGACACCTTCGCCGGTTCCGGCGACCTGTCGTGGCGGCTGACCGGCAAGATGCAGGATGCCGAGGCCGAGACCGACGGGTCCAACGACGACGAGACCTTCCTGATGGGCGGCCTTGCCTGGCGGCCGACCGACCGCACCACGGTCAGCCTCGTCTACGACTACCTCTACCGCGACGGCTATCCCAACAGCTCGGGCTACCCGGCGACCGGTGACGATTTCGACCGCGACCTCTTCCTCGGCGAGCCGGATTTCAACTACCTCGACACCGACCGCCACACGCTGACCTTCAAGCTAGAGCATGATTTCGGCGGCGGGCTCGAGCTCGGCACGACCGCGCGCTACACCAAGGGCACGGGCGGCTTCGGCTATGTCTTCCTCGACGCGGTGACCTCGGAGGCGGACACCACCGTCTCGCGCTACTATTTCGCCAACGACGCCGATTTCGAGAATTTCGTCGCCGATGCGCACCTGCTCTACGAGACGAGCTTCGGCACCCTGTCGAGCCGGACGATGGGCGGGATCGAGTACCGCGACAACCACCGCGAGAACACGCTCTGGTACACGCGCGCCGCGGACATCGACTGGACCGACCCGGTCTACACCGGCGGGCTCGACCTCGACGCGACCGACCCCTATCAGGACACCACCACCGACACCGAGGTCGCCTCGCTCTACCTGCAGCAGGAATTCGCGTGGGACCGGCTGATCGTGCAGGGCGGGCTGCGGCGCGACTGGATCGACAACTCGATCACCGACAATCTCACCGACGTCACCACCGAGTCTGACGACGTCGAGGACACGCTGCGGCTCGGCCTCACCTACAAGCTGAGCCCGAACCTGTCGCTCTTCGGCAGCTACGCGGAGTCGGTCGTTCCGGCGAACCTCGGCGACGAGCCCGAGCGCGGCCGGCAGTACGAGATCGGCGTGAAATACCGCCCCGACGGGTTCCGCGGCCTGTTCAGCGCCTCGATCTACGACCTGACCAAGTACAACGAGACGGTGACCAACGCCGACACGCTGCTCGAGGAGGTCCGGGGCGAGTCCCGCGTGCGCGGCATCGACCTCGAGGCCAAGGCGGAGCTGACCGAGCAGCTCGCCTTCACCGCCGCCTACACCTATCTCGAGACCGAGATCCTCGAATCCGACAACGGCGCCAACAACGGCAACAGGCTGGCCTCGACGCCGGAGCATTCGGGGTCGGTCTGGGCGGATTACAGCGTGCCGGGACAGGGCTCGTTCGGTGACCTGAACCTCGGGCTCGGGGTGCGCTACACCGGCGAATACTGGCGCTCGGACGCCAACACCAGCAAGACCGATGCCGCGTGGATCTGGGATGCCGCCGTCGGCTACGAGATCGCCGAGAACACCCGGATGCGGCTCGCGGTCACCAACCTGCTCGACGAGAAGCACATCGCGCAGGGCGGCTTCTCGACCGACTACTACAACGCCGGCCGCGAGATCAGCGTGACGCTGAACCACAGCTGGTAA